The Palleronia sp. THAF1 genome contains the following window.
GTGCCTCTCCGGTGGTCGAATCGAATGATCCGCGCGACAGGGCCGTCGTTGCCGCGCCCATGTCGGTCACCAAGGGGGCCAGTTCACCCTCGACCGTTTCGCTCAGCAAAACCTCACGTGCCGCCAGCCGAGCGAGTTCCGGGCCAAGTCGGACTCGCGTGCAGGGGGTCACGCGCATCTCACCGGTAGAAATGTCGACCCACGCCAGCGCCCCCTCACCGCGCACATCCGCCCAGGCCGCCAGATAATTGTGCCGGCGTGCGTCGAGTAGGGATTCTTCGGTCAACGTGCCTGGCGTCACCAGCCGCACGACGCCGCGTTTCACGACCGACTTCGCGCCGCGTTTCTTGGCTTCTGCCGGATCTTCCAGCTGCTCGCAGACCGCGACGCGAAAGCCCTTGCGGATCAGCGTCAGCAGGTAGCCCTCTGCCGAGTGCACAGGCACGCCGCACATGGCGATATCCTCGCCCAGATGCTTGCCGCGTTTGGTCAGCGCGATATCAAGCGCCGCCGCTGCGGCGACCGCGTCATCGAAGAACAGCTCGTAAAAGTCGCCCATGCGATAGAACAGCAGCGCATCGGGGTGATCCCTCTTGATCCCCAGGTACTGCGCCATCATCGGCGTTGGTTGATCGGTCACGCAGCAGCCCCCTGTCCCTGTCGGGACGGTCTAACGCAGGCGCGGAATGGGGTGAAGTCAGGCCGCGTCGATGGCCGTCATCAGCATCTTGCGCGCTTCTTCCGCATTGCCGCGACCCACCAGCTTGAAGGGCCGCTCGATCATGTCGTTGTAGGTTTCAAAGAACTGCTCGATGTCCCACGCAAACCCGGACCGCAGTTGTTCCAGCTCGGTGATGTCGGAAAAAACTCGGCTCATCGTGGCGACGGCGACAACACGGTCGTTTCGCGTCATCTCTCCGCCCTCGTCGTTTTCCATCTTCAGCACGCCGATCAGCCGCGCTTGGATCAGGGACCGCGCCGGCACCTCTCCGGCAGTCAGCAGTACGATATCAAGCGCGTCTCCGTCCGGCGCGATGGTGTTGGGAACGAACCCGAACGAGCAGGGGAACGTCACGCCCTCGGGCATTTCGATCGCAATGCGCACAAGGCCGTGGTCGTCGATATCGTATTTGTGCCGCGATCCTTTTGGCGTCTCAACAAAGACGTTCACGGTGTCATCGTCGTTCCGGGGCGAGACGTCTTTCAGGTCGAGCATGGCCATGTGTGGTCCTCCTGAAAACTTAAGCGCCCATGCCGCGTGGCGTTCCCTGCAAAGTTTTCACTGGTGCGCTTAAAAGCCTCATGCGACCAAGAACATCCGCAACATGGAGGGGACGATGGCCAAGAAATTTACCGATGAAGAGGCGCTACTGTTCCACATGCACCCGCGCCCCGGCAAGTTCGACATCGCCGCTTCCGTCCCGATGGCCACGCAACGCGATTTGTCTTTGGCTTATTCCCCCGGTGTCGCGGTGCCCTGCGAGCGCATCCACGCCGATCCGGGACAGGCCTACGATTATACGAACAAGGGTAACTTGGTCGCCGTGATCTCCAACGGCACGGCGGTTCTGGGCCTTGGCAATCTTGGCGCGCTGGC
Protein-coding sequences here:
- a CDS encoding inorganic diphosphatase, whose translation is MAMLDLKDVSPRNDDDTVNVFVETPKGSRHKYDIDDHGLVRIAIEMPEGVTFPCSFGFVPNTIAPDGDALDIVLLTAGEVPARSLIQARLIGVLKMENDEGGEMTRNDRVVAVATMSRVFSDITELEQLRSGFAWDIEQFFETYNDMIERPFKLVGRGNAEEARKMLMTAIDAA